The following proteins are encoded in a genomic region of Microcoleus sp. FACHB-68:
- a CDS encoding DUF3474 domain-containing protein — MQANANTVITEATLTASSTRTAELPFTLQDLKAAIPASCFEPSIWKSLSYFFLDISIIAGLYVLAYRLDSWLFFPLFWLMQGTMFWSLFVVGHDCGHGSFSKLKWLNSLIGHLSHIPILVPYHGWRISHRTHHANTGNLDTDESWYPVSQTKYEQMAWYEKLLRFYLPLIAYPIYLVMRSPDRQGSHFLPNSPLFRPSEKWDVLTSSALWVLMVGLLGGLTYQFGWLFLVKYYLVPYLVFVIWLDLVTFLHHTESDIPWYRGNDWYFLKGALSTIDRDYGFINPIHHDIGTHVAHHIFLNIPHYHLKTATEAIKPVLGDYYRCSNEPIWKSFVRSYWACHFVPDQGSKVYYQSPKNPGLH; from the coding sequence GTGCAAGCAAACGCAAACACTGTGATCACAGAGGCAACGCTTACAGCCTCATCCACTCGTACCGCAGAGTTACCCTTTACCCTCCAAGATTTGAAGGCGGCAATACCGGCTTCCTGTTTTGAACCTTCTATTTGGAAGTCTCTGAGCTACTTCTTCCTGGATATTTCTATTATCGCTGGACTCTATGTGCTCGCCTATCGGCTAGATTCGTGGTTATTTTTCCCACTCTTCTGGTTGATGCAAGGAACCATGTTTTGGTCATTGTTTGTGGTGGGGCATGACTGTGGTCATGGTTCCTTTTCTAAATTGAAATGGCTGAATAGCCTAATTGGGCATCTTTCTCACATCCCCATTCTCGTCCCGTATCACGGTTGGCGCATCAGTCACAGAACTCATCACGCCAACACGGGTAACCTTGATACCGATGAAAGCTGGTATCCCGTGTCGCAGACGAAGTACGAGCAGATGGCGTGGTATGAAAAGCTCTTACGCTTCTATCTACCCTTGATCGCTTATCCAATTTATCTGGTAATGCGCTCACCTGACCGGCAGGGTTCCCACTTTCTGCCAAATAGCCCCCTGTTCCGTCCCTCAGAAAAATGGGATGTGTTAACCAGTTCTGCACTCTGGGTACTAATGGTCGGCCTTCTGGGTGGGTTAACCTATCAGTTTGGCTGGTTATTTCTGGTGAAATACTACCTGGTTCCTTATCTGGTGTTTGTGATTTGGTTGGATTTAGTCACCTTCCTGCATCACACAGAATCAGATATTCCCTGGTATCGCGGGAATGATTGGTACTTCCTGAAAGGCGCTTTGTCTACCATTGATCGTGACTACGGCTTTATTAATCCGATCCATCACGATATTGGCACCCATGTAGCCCATCATATTTTCTTGAACATCCCCCACTATCACTTAAAAACCGCAACCGAGGCAATTAAGCCGGTGTTGGGCGACTATTATCGCTGCTCAAATGAGCCGATTTGGAAGAGTTTTGTTCGCTCTTACTGGGCTTGTCATTTTGTTCCCGATCAGGGTTCTAAGGTTTACTATCAATCACCGAAGAATCCAGGATTGCATTGA
- a CDS encoding phycobiliprotein lyase, which yields MDIIEFFQQSAGKWFSQRSNHYLANPHLEAGKTDLLIEILSSSDPAVIELCEQYRIDPSTALLGLRVKWDGTVGADQRKQAGSTVLVPIANPQNPNTGQLLQKTANQDSPVTGRYILGSDDALTLITESPTMSVEERLWFESPNLRLRTSTIKRSDGFSLASFCSEIRMGVTQPAAKA from the coding sequence ATGGATATTATCGAGTTTTTCCAACAGAGTGCTGGCAAATGGTTTTCCCAACGCAGCAACCACTATCTGGCGAATCCGCATTTAGAAGCCGGTAAGACAGACTTATTGATTGAAATTCTTTCTTCCAGCGATCCGGCAGTGATCGAACTCTGCGAACAGTACCGGATCGATCCTTCTACGGCATTATTAGGTCTGCGTGTCAAGTGGGATGGCACAGTGGGAGCAGATCAGCGCAAACAAGCCGGTTCGACGGTTTTAGTTCCCATCGCCAACCCCCAGAACCCCAACACCGGCCAACTGTTGCAGAAAACAGCCAACCAAGATTCGCCGGTAACGGGTCGTTATATTCTAGGCAGTGACGATGCCCTGACACTGATTACCGAAAGCCCCACGATGTCTGTCGAGGAGCGCCTGTGGTTCGAGAGTCCAAACTTACGGCTGCGTACCAGCACCATTAAGCGCTCAGATGGCTTTAGCCTTGCTTCCTTCTGCTCGGAAATTCGCATGGGCGTAACTCAGCCAGCCGCTAAGGCGTAG
- a CDS encoding ShlB/FhaC/HecB family hemolysin secretion/activation protein, whose protein sequence is MHWRLSLGMFWCGVSIPGAVVMAGIFTSGATAAEPARAWYEDPIAQTQTLPAPPVNPQPDPNRDRIPQTQPEPQPPQPEEQKPVLPTPPTPAPSQETPPAETEQKIPVQKIEVTGSTLFSEEEIKAITAPVEGNTVTLEELRRVADAITQLYLDRGYITSRAVLADQTIENGIVQIVVIEGSLEEIEVEGTRRLNPNYIRSRLRLGAGTPLSTAALENQLRLLRIDPLFENIEASLRAGEEIGQSILTVRVTEANPLVSNFGIDNYSPPSVGSERAGASVLYRNLTGIGDEVFASYYQSLGDSNVYELSYRVPVNAMNGTVQVRVAPNNNAIVQEPFKAFGIEGESQLYELSYRQPILRSPSQEFALSLGFAYQESQTFLAGEPTPFGSGPDEKGISRTSIIKFGQDYVRRDTVGAWALRSQFNFGTGLLDATINEDPVPDSRFISWTGQVQRVQRIGNDNLLIVQADLQLAPDSLLSSQQFVIGGGLSLRGYRQNARSGDSGFRFSVEDRIAVQRDSASGAAIVQIAPFVDLGMVRNSGGNPNLLPEQRFLAGAGLGVLWELLPGLNIRIDYAIPLVKIDDKGNNAQDEGFYFSVNYSP, encoded by the coding sequence ATGCACTGGCGTTTAAGCCTTGGAATGTTTTGGTGTGGGGTTTCAATTCCAGGTGCCGTTGTGATGGCTGGCATCTTTACAAGTGGGGCGACTGCCGCAGAACCGGCAAGAGCGTGGTACGAAGATCCGATCGCTCAAACGCAAACGCTACCGGCACCCCCGGTGAACCCGCAACCCGATCCGAACCGCGATCGCATCCCACAAACTCAACCAGAACCGCAGCCACCGCAACCAGAAGAACAAAAGCCGGTTTTGCCAACCCCACCGACGCCGGCACCGTCTCAAGAAACCCCGCCGGCAGAAACCGAGCAGAAAATTCCAGTTCAAAAAATCGAAGTAACCGGCAGCACGCTATTTAGTGAAGAGGAAATTAAAGCGATCACAGCGCCGGTTGAAGGCAACACAGTAACGCTTGAAGAATTGAGAAGAGTTGCTGATGCCATCACCCAATTGTATCTTGACAGAGGCTACATCACCTCTAGAGCCGTTTTAGCAGACCAAACCATTGAAAACGGCATCGTGCAAATTGTGGTGATTGAAGGCAGTTTAGAAGAAATTGAAGTTGAAGGAACGCGCCGTTTAAATCCAAACTATATCCGCAGCCGGTTGCGGTTGGGAGCCGGCACACCCCTTTCCACCGCCGCCTTAGAAAATCAATTACGGCTGCTGCGGATAGACCCATTATTTGAGAATATCGAAGCGAGTCTGAGGGCAGGAGAGGAAATTGGTCAGAGCATTCTCACCGTGCGCGTGACTGAAGCAAATCCCTTGGTTAGTAACTTTGGAATCGACAATTATTCTCCACCCAGCGTTGGTTCAGAACGAGCCGGCGCAAGCGTACTTTATCGCAACCTCACCGGCATTGGAGATGAAGTTTTTGCCTCTTACTATCAATCATTAGGGGATTCCAATGTTTATGAATTAAGCTATCGCGTGCCGGTTAATGCCATGAACGGCACAGTACAGGTGAGGGTTGCACCTAATAATAATGCAATTGTTCAAGAACCCTTTAAAGCATTTGGTATTGAGGGAGAATCCCAGCTTTATGAACTAAGCTACCGGCAGCCAATCCTGCGCTCACCCAGTCAAGAATTTGCCTTATCTTTAGGATTTGCTTATCAGGAAAGTCAGACCTTTCTTGCCGGCGAACCAACACCTTTTGGATCTGGGCCAGATGAAAAGGGCATCAGCCGCACCAGCATCATTAAATTCGGTCAAGATTATGTGCGTCGCGATACGGTGGGCGCTTGGGCATTGCGTTCGCAATTTAATTTTGGCACCGGCTTACTAGACGCCACAATTAATGAAGACCCCGTTCCTGATAGCCGCTTTATCAGTTGGACTGGACAGGTACAGCGCGTGCAGCGTATCGGCAATGATAACTTACTAATTGTGCAAGCCGACTTGCAGCTTGCTCCGGATAGTTTATTGTCCTCACAGCAGTTTGTGATCGGTGGCGGTTTATCCTTGCGCGGCTACCGGCAAAACGCCCGATCAGGTGACAGTGGCTTCCGATTTTCCGTTGAAGATCGAATTGCGGTGCAACGAGATTCTGCCAGCGGTGCGGCTATCGTGCAAATTGCACCTTTTGTTGATTTGGGTATGGTGCGAAATAGTGGAGGAAATCCTAACTTATTACCAGAACAAAGGTTTTTAGCCGGGGCCGGTTTAGGCGTATTGTGGGAATTGCTGCCTGGATTAAACATCCGGATAGATTATGCGATTCCACTGGTTAAAATAGACGACAAAGGCAATAACGCCCAAGATGAAGGATTTTATTTTAGTGTAAATTATTCGCCCTGA
- a CDS encoding CAP domain-containing protein, whose product MATLELVSQVVALVNIERSRVGLPPLTIDTQLNSAAQEHSTDMAVNDFFGQIGSNGSNAASRIRNAGYNFTTHAQNVEAGEETAEEVVASWFSSAEATNLFRADVTNIGIGYYFLEDDIGNFNQNHYWTAVVAKRSPEGVFIPGSEGVDIVEGGEGSNLIAGGPESDSLYGNISDDVILGGGGNDFIDGDQGNDTLGGNPGNDTIFAGLGNDFVLGGQENDILNGERGNDSLYGDLGDDTLFGNLDSDFLDGGDGNDRLEGDLGLDTLFGRAGNDVLFGGVDLDYLDGGDGDDYLEGNEGADTLFGGIGNDQIFAGIDNDVVVAGEGNDYVDGNTGIDTLFGNAGNDTLIGGTEDDLVFGGRDADFLGGGVGNDILNGNIGDDTVLVGAGNDLAFGGQDNDRVYGEFGDDTLNGDLGNDTLIGASNADLIYGGDGNDVVYGDFIDDSLVAGLSPDSVAGTEAPDTLYGNAGDDILVGGSEGDLLYGGQNNDSVLGGGGNDTLFGNLGNDTLIGGDGSDTFGLQLGGVARINDLLRGNDYLFLSEGLTFEDLVFQQGSESNTSEIYAQFPAEDTLRGGTGPLVTGSDGKSARNVLIGVVVGVQAENFSSDNFITTFESDTLAGTSP is encoded by the coding sequence ATGGCTACCCTGGAGTTAGTAAGTCAAGTTGTCGCGCTTGTCAACATAGAACGCAGTCGGGTTGGTTTACCCCCGCTGACTATCGATACTCAGCTTAACAGTGCCGCGCAAGAACACAGCACTGATATGGCTGTTAATGACTTTTTCGGTCAAATCGGCTCAAATGGCTCGAATGCGGCGAGTCGGATTAGAAATGCCGGCTACAACTTTACAACTCATGCACAAAACGTAGAAGCCGGCGAGGAGACAGCAGAGGAAGTTGTTGCTTCTTGGTTTAGCAGTGCTGAGGCGACGAACCTTTTTAGGGCAGATGTTACAAATATTGGCATTGGTTATTACTTTCTCGAAGATGATATCGGCAACTTTAACCAAAATCATTATTGGACTGCGGTGGTTGCCAAACGTTCTCCCGAAGGTGTCTTTATTCCGGGAAGTGAAGGCGTTGATATTGTTGAAGGGGGTGAAGGCAGCAACTTGATCGCCGGGGGACCAGAGAGTGATTCCCTCTATGGAAATATTAGCGATGATGTGATTTTGGGTGGCGGGGGGAATGACTTTATCGATGGCGATCAAGGCAATGATACCCTCGGCGGCAATCCTGGCAACGATACTATTTTCGCCGGCCTGGGCAATGACTTCGTCCTGGGCGGTCAAGAAAATGATATTTTGAATGGCGAGCGAGGCAATGATTCACTCTACGGCGATTTGGGCGACGATACGCTGTTTGGTAATTTAGACAGCGACTTCCTCGACGGGGGCGACGGAAACGACCGTTTGGAAGGGGATTTAGGTTTAGATACGCTGTTTGGTCGAGCCGGCAACGATGTCCTCTTCGGCGGTGTGGATTTAGATTACCTAGATGGGGGCGACGGCGACGATTATTTAGAGGGCAATGAAGGGGCGGATACCCTGTTTGGCGGCATCGGCAACGATCAGATATTCGCCGGCATTGATAACGATGTGGTTGTTGCCGGTGAGGGCAATGATTATGTCGATGGCAACACCGGCATCGATACACTCTTTGGCAATGCCGGCAACGACACCCTCATTGGTGGCACCGAGGACGACTTGGTGTTTGGTGGCAGAGATGCCGATTTTCTCGGCGGCGGCGTCGGCAATGATATTCTCAACGGTAATATCGGGGACGATACCGTTTTAGTAGGAGCCGGCAACGACCTTGCCTTTGGCGGTCAAGATAATGATCGGGTTTATGGCGAATTCGGCGACGATACCCTCAACGGCGATCTCGGAAACGATACCCTCATCGGTGCCTCAAATGCTGACCTCATCTATGGCGGTGATGGCAACGATGTCGTTTATGGCGATTTCATCGATGATAGTTTGGTTGCCGGTCTCAGCCCAGATTCCGTAGCCGGCACTGAAGCCCCTGATACCCTTTATGGCAACGCGGGTGATGATATCCTTGTCGGCGGCTCCGAGGGCGATCTCCTTTACGGCGGCCAAAATAACGATAGCGTGTTGGGTGGTGGTGGTAACGACACGTTATTTGGCAACTTGGGCAATGATACCCTCATCGGCGGCGACGGCAGCGATACGTTTGGCCTACAGCTAGGCGGTGTTGCTCGAATCAACGATCTGCTTCGGGGAAATGATTATTTATTCTTGAGTGAAGGTTTGACGTTTGAGGATCTCGTCTTCCAGCAAGGCTCGGAGTCCAACACTTCAGAAATTTACGCTCAGTTTCCCGCTGAAGATACACTCAGAGGCGGCACCGGCCCGCTTGTCACAGGTTCCGACGGGAAATCTGCCCGCAATGTGCTTATCGGGGTCGTTGTGGGTGTTCAAGCTGAAAACTTCTCCAGCGACAACTTCATCACGACTTTTGAGAGTGACACACTAGCCGGCACCAGTCCCTAG
- a CDS encoding FdhF/YdeP family oxidoreductase → MTCDLQRSLNLWGLGIGALGMGDGGWGMGHGAWGMGHRAWGMGHSKFPLSPLLCPYNFYRQRILGETQQVLKKPEKGWTPAHWASWKPFGIGEQYPNNYWEVFRAIGENLDELPYALRILNQGVCDGCALGTTGMKDWTVDGIHVCNVRLRLLRLNTMPALDSKLLEDVSTLKGKRSAELRDLGRLPYPMVRKKGEAGFRRVSWDDALDLVADGIRAAKKVQERDRMGFYLTSRGIPNETYYAAQKAVRAMGTNSIDNAARICHSPSTAGIKEALGVAATTCSYKDWIGTDLLVFIGSNVANNQPVTVKYLHWAKKAGTKIVVINSYREPGMERYWVPSIVESALFGTKFAERFFLVNVGGDIAFLNGTLKHLVENNWLDESFIKNFTAGFEELKAALDSQSWEELEKAAGASRDEMYAFAQMVGEAKKAVFVWSMGITQHECGEDNVKAIINLALTKGFVGREGCGLMPIRGHSGVQGGAEMGAYATAFPAGKPITSESASELSKIWGFEVPATPGLIASEMIEAAHEGQLDVLFSVGGNFLEVMPDPDYVEEALNRVPVRVHMDIVLSSQMLLEPADTVVLLPTTTRYEIPGGVTSTSTERRIIFSPEIPGRRIGEARPEWEVMMEIARKVRPEIAEKLHFSNKMSASDTTQAIREEIAKVVPFYDGIQHLKQAGDQFQYGGSHLCQDWNFSTSDGKAHFAALGLPVKPELPQGMFRVTTRRGKQFNSMVQAKKDAITGALREAIFICKEDAENLGLIEGDAVILSNDFGKLEGRIHTAPVLPGNLQVHWPEGNVLLDRNKRSPQAGIPDYNALVRLEKL, encoded by the coding sequence GTGACTTGCGACTTACAGCGTAGCTTGAATCTTTGGGGATTGGGGATTGGGGCATTGGGGATGGGGGATGGGGGATGGGGCATGGGGCATGGGGCATGGGGCATGGGGCATAGGGCATGGGGCATGGGGCACTCGAAGTTCCCGCTCTCCCCTCTCCTATGCCCCTATAATTTTTATAGGCAGCGCATCCTAGGGGAGACACAACAAGTGTTAAAAAAACCAGAAAAGGGCTGGACACCGGCACACTGGGCGAGTTGGAAGCCTTTTGGGATTGGTGAGCAATATCCGAATAACTATTGGGAAGTGTTTCGGGCAATTGGGGAAAATTTAGACGAACTTCCCTATGCGCTGCGAATCCTCAATCAGGGCGTTTGCGACGGTTGCGCTTTGGGCACAACCGGCATGAAAGATTGGACGGTTGATGGTATCCACGTTTGCAATGTTCGGCTGCGGTTGCTCAGATTGAATACAATGCCGGCACTCGATAGCAAGCTGCTGGAAGATGTTTCTACGTTAAAAGGCAAGCGCAGTGCCGAATTGCGCGATTTAGGCCGGCTTCCTTACCCAATGGTACGCAAAAAAGGTGAGGCGGGATTTCGTAGAGTTAGTTGGGATGACGCTTTAGATTTGGTTGCTGATGGCATTCGCGCTGCCAAGAAAGTGCAAGAGCGCGACAGAATGGGGTTTTACCTGACGAGTCGGGGGATTCCTAACGAGACTTATTATGCCGCTCAGAAAGCTGTGCGGGCGATGGGAACGAACTCGATTGATAATGCCGCCCGGATTTGTCATTCTCCCAGCACTGCCGGCATTAAGGAAGCATTAGGAGTAGCAGCGACAACCTGTTCTTATAAAGATTGGATCGGAACCGATTTATTAGTTTTTATCGGTTCTAATGTGGCGAATAACCAGCCGGTTACGGTTAAATATCTCCACTGGGCGAAGAAAGCCGGCACGAAAATTGTTGTGATTAATAGCTACCGCGAACCGGGAATGGAGCGGTATTGGGTGCCTTCTATTGTGGAAAGTGCGCTGTTTGGCACGAAATTTGCTGAGCGCTTTTTCTTGGTGAATGTTGGGGGAGATATTGCTTTTCTTAATGGCACACTGAAGCATTTGGTTGAAAATAATTGGCTGGATGAGTCATTTATTAAAAACTTTACTGCCGGCTTTGAGGAGTTGAAAGCAGCATTAGATAGCCAATCTTGGGAGGAATTAGAAAAAGCTGCCGGTGCTTCTCGTGATGAGATGTATGCTTTCGCTCAGATGGTGGGTGAAGCGAAGAAAGCTGTGTTTGTCTGGAGTATGGGAATTACGCAGCATGAATGCGGCGAAGATAATGTGAAAGCGATTATAAATTTAGCACTAACCAAAGGTTTTGTTGGACGGGAAGGGTGCGGATTGATGCCAATTCGTGGACATTCTGGGGTTCAAGGTGGAGCAGAAATGGGCGCTTATGCAACTGCTTTTCCTGCCGGCAAACCGATTACCTCTGAAAGTGCCTCAGAATTAAGTAAAATTTGGGGTTTTGAAGTGCCGGCAACTCCGGGATTAATTGCCTCAGAAATGATTGAAGCTGCCCATGAGGGACAGTTAGATGTGCTGTTTTCTGTCGGCGGGAATTTCTTGGAAGTAATGCCAGATCCCGATTATGTTGAGGAAGCTTTAAATCGGGTGCCGGTGCGGGTACACATGGATATTGTACTTTCCAGCCAAATGCTATTAGAGCCGGCTGATACCGTTGTTTTATTGCCGACAACCACTCGTTATGAAATCCCCGGCGGTGTCACTTCAACAAGTACCGAACGCCGAATTATCTTTAGTCCAGAAATTCCCGGACGACGCATCGGGGAAGCACGTCCTGAATGGGAAGTTATGATGGAAATCGCGCGAAAAGTACGCCCAGAAATTGCAGAAAAGCTGCATTTTTCTAATAAAATGTCGGCTTCTGATACCACTCAAGCCATCCGCGAAGAAATCGCCAAAGTTGTGCCGTTTTACGATGGCATCCAGCATTTAAAGCAAGCCGGTGATCAGTTCCAGTATGGCGGTTCTCATCTCTGCCAAGATTGGAACTTTTCTACATCAGATGGAAAAGCTCATTTTGCCGCTTTAGGTTTGCCGGTTAAGCCAGAGTTACCCCAAGGAATGTTCCGCGTGACAACCCGACGCGGCAAGCAGTTTAACAGCATGGTTCAAGCAAAGAAAGATGCGATCACCGGCGCTTTGCGAGAAGCAATTTTTATTTGCAAAGAAGATGCGGAGAATTTAGGATTAATAGAGGGAGATGCGGTAATTTTAAGTAATGACTTTGGAAAGTTGGAAGGAAGAATCCATACAGCGCCGGTATTACCTGGAAATTTACAAGTTCATTGGCCAGAAGGTAATGTTTTGTTAGATAGAAACAAGCGTTCACCTCAAGCCGGCATCCCAGATTATAACGCTTTAGTGCGTTTGGAAAAATTATAG
- a CDS encoding cysteine synthase family protein, whose product MLQVLKNTPKLPLSSDITEAIGNVPIVRINRLSELCQNHEFYLKLESCNPGGSIKEKNALYLVQHAERIGLLNPGGTIVESSSGNFGVGLAMIGAARGYRVIVVVDAKTAPPFRRMLAAYGAEMVDVPLSAADANGSMQVARMQKAQELAQSIPGAWYPCQHRNPENPTAHEQFTAREIEQAFGGAPDVIVIGVSTAGQLGGISRFFKQRYPQTRIVGVDVAGSAIFGTPSHPYKMTGLGLSFVPPNFDATVLDAAYSVTDCLAFSVCHALARLEGLLLGASTGAIVAAALAYGTQYHSSQRMVLLNPDRGDRYLETVYNPQWLTQQGIEILSNSALTATIRALQPVPATLLRQQQPA is encoded by the coding sequence ATGCTCCAAGTTTTAAAAAACACTCCAAAATTGCCCCTGTCTAGCGATATCACGGAGGCGATTGGGAATGTCCCGATTGTACGGATCAACCGCTTGAGTGAACTCTGTCAGAATCACGAATTTTATCTCAAATTGGAATCCTGCAACCCTGGTGGCAGCATTAAAGAGAAAAATGCCCTGTATCTGGTTCAACACGCAGAACGTATCGGCTTGCTCAACCCTGGTGGCACGATTGTTGAATCCAGTTCTGGTAACTTCGGCGTTGGTCTGGCAATGATTGGTGCAGCGCGGGGCTATCGTGTCATTGTTGTCGTCGATGCCAAAACTGCGCCTCCGTTTCGGCGAATGCTAGCTGCCTATGGGGCAGAAATGGTGGATGTACCCCTGAGTGCGGCAGATGCCAATGGTTCGATGCAGGTAGCGAGAATGCAAAAAGCACAAGAACTCGCCCAGAGCATTCCGGGGGCGTGGTATCCCTGCCAGCACCGCAATCCTGAAAACCCGACTGCCCATGAGCAATTCACTGCCCGCGAAATCGAACAAGCATTTGGCGGCGCACCGGATGTCATCGTTATCGGGGTCAGCACTGCTGGACAACTGGGGGGAATCAGCCGGTTTTTCAAACAGCGCTATCCTCAAACCCGAATTGTCGGCGTAGATGTCGCAGGGTCAGCTATCTTCGGCACCCCCTCCCATCCCTACAAAATGACGGGGTTGGGGTTGTCCTTTGTACCGCCCAACTTTGACGCGACAGTGCTGGATGCAGCTTATTCGGTAACCGATTGCCTTGCCTTCTCCGTTTGCCATGCTCTGGCGCGTCTAGAGGGGTTGCTGCTGGGGGCATCCACCGGCGCAATCGTTGCCGCTGCCCTTGCCTATGGCACGCAATATCACAGCTCTCAACGCATGGTATTGTTGAACCCGGATCGGGGAGATCGCTATCTCGAAACTGTCTACAATCCGCAATGGCTGACCCAGCAAGGGATTGAAATTTTGTCAAACTCAGCGCTTACTGCTACAATTCGCGCCCTCCAACCCGTCCCTGCAACCCTTCTGCGACAGCAACAACCCGCGTGA